In Gossypium raimondii isolate GPD5lz chromosome 12, ASM2569854v1, whole genome shotgun sequence, a single window of DNA contains:
- the LOC105764556 gene encoding uncharacterized protein LOC105764556 isoform X2 — MGMAVHCNSAPLSCKTWRNRGPTLLPARLCSLPQTPFSFRSDALKLSTCRWDKVASAVASEESAVGSSSSGTDVFNLTYLELTDLPQVDCLLITQSLDDHCHLKTLKPLSEMSPNLRVIATPNAKPLLDPLFRNVTYLEPGQESEVEAENGSKVRIQATAGPVLGPPWQRPENGYLVISPQGQLTLYYEPHCVYNKDFLEKEHADIVITPVIKQLLPNFTLVSGQEDAVQLAKLLHAKFIVPMKNGDLDSKGFLASIIQGEGTIESFKELLSKELPDAKTLEPTPGEPLHIPPP; from the exons ATGGGCATGGCAGTTCATTGCAATTCCGCTCCCTTGTCTTGCAAAACTTGGAGAAACAGAGGCCCCACACTCTTACCCGCCCGTCTCTGCTCACTTCCTCAAACCCCATTTAGCTTCCGTTCAGATGCATTAAAGCTCTCAACTTGCAG GTGGGATAAGGTGGCTTCTGCTGTTGCTTCTGAAGAAAGTGCAGTTGGATCAAGCTCTTCTGGGACTGATGTATTCAACCTTACTTACCTAGAG CTTACTGACCTTCCTCAAGTTGATTGCTTACTCATAACACAAAGCCTTGATGATCACTGCcatttaaaaaccttaaaaccgCTCTCCGAGATGTCCCCAAATCTCAGAGTCATTGCTACTCCAAATGCCAAGCCTTTGCTGGATCCTCTTTTCAGAAAT GTTACATATCTAGAACCTGGTCAGGAGTCTGAAGTTGAAGCAGAGAATGGTTCCAAAGTCAGAATTCAAGCTACTGCTGGGCCAGTCCTGGGTCCTCCATGGCAACGACCTGAGAATGG GTATCTAGTCATTTCTCCACAGGGCCAATTGACTCTCTATTATGAACCTCATTGCGTATACAATAAAGATTTTCTTGAGAAGGAGCATGCTGACATTGTTATCACCCCAGTGATCAAGCAGCTTCTTCCAAATTTTACTCTGGTTTCTGGACAAGAAGATGCAGTGCAATTAGCTAAACTGCTCCATGCCAA GTTCATTGTGCCAATGAAAAATGGAGATCTTGATAGCAAAGGATTTCTTGCCAGCATAATCCAGGGTGAAGGAACAATTGAATCATTCAAG GAGCTTTTGTCGAAGGAACTACCAGATGCAAAGACTTTAGAGCCCACACCTGGTGAACCATTGCATATTCCTCCCCCCTAA
- the LOC105764555 gene encoding uncharacterized protein LOC105764555: protein MMLHYLQPAKLQSNKIVFEDVFSARDPATLEHLKELSSRRRVIEESINQSSFITEAIAREMSGGLTSHCLRDLQKLEQYLPLLENLIFHVDLVCSNQRVVRWISELKIRWSSALSSSSLFNLRGPKFFQIDNLRYELGMTLYLYAALLRERAIEILPADLVQSATLFREASGVFQHLANEVFPSLQSSQSVERPLEATPSMCTVMSIICLAEAQAVTIRKAEEKGSTVGLLAKLHYGITELLGEATAIVYSNTIEYKDISSSFLEFISSCKALHELRSRKYLAESVKIGEQVGVAIGVLRDALINGKRELPGEESWRSIFGKEIGAASDMLRKFENENEFVWHEKIPCGDELPRLQGNKIANALPYHPKRWERELNFKI, encoded by the exons ATGATGCTGCATTATCTTCAGCCCGCTAAGCTCCAATCCAATAAG ATTGTTTTTGAGGATGTGTTCTCTGCGCGTGATCCTGCCACACTTGAACACCTCAAGGAGTTGAGCTCTAGGCGCAGAGTAATTGAGGAGTCCATTAATCAGAGTAGCTTCATTACTGAGGCTATTGCAAGAGAAATGTCTGGAGGCTTAACTTCTCATTGTCTAAGG GACCTTCAGAAGCTGGAGCAATACCTGCCATTGTTGGAGAACTTGATTTTTCATGTTGATTTGGTATGCAGCAACCAGCGTGTTGTTCGTTGGATTTCGGAACTTAAGATCCGTTGGAGTAGTGCTCTTAGCTCATCTTCTCTCTTTAACCTCAGGGGTCCAAAGttttttcaaattgataatttgCGTTATGAGCTTGGTATGACCCTTTACCTTTATGCTGCATTGCTTCGGGAGAGGGCTATAGAAATTCTTCCAGCAG ACTTGGTGCAATCTGCCACACTTTTCAGGGAAGCTTCTGGTGTTTTTCAACACCTTGCTAATGAGGTATTTCCCTCTTTACAATCTTCACAGTCTGTTGAAAGGCCACTGGAAGCAACTCCATCCATGTGCACAGTTATGAGCATAATTTGCTTGGCTGAAGCCCAG GCTGTAACAATAAGGAAGGCTGAAGAAAAAGGATCCACTGTTGGTCTTCTGGCAAAACTGCACTATGGTATTACAGAGTTGCTTGGTGAAGCCACTGCTATTGTATATTCAAATACTATAGAGTACAAAGATATTTCATCGAGTTTCTTG GAGTTTATATCATCTTGCAAAGCTCTACATGAGTTGAGAAGTCGGAAATACCTTGCAGAAAGTGTAAAGATAGGTGAGCAAGTTGGGGTTGCAATTGGAGTTCTTCGTGATGCACTAATCAACGGAAAAAGGGAACTTCCAGGAGAAGAATCCTGGAGATCCATCTTTGGGAAAGAAATTGGTGCTGCTTCTGATATGCTAAGGAAATTTGAAAACGAGAATGAATTTGTTTGGCATGAGAAGATCCCCTGTGGAGATGAGTTGCCACGGCTACAAGGTAACAAGATTGCCAACGCTTTACCTTACCACCCCAAAAGATGGGAGAGGGAACTTAATTTCAAGATATAG
- the LOC105764556 gene encoding uncharacterized protein LOC105764556 isoform X1, with the protein MGMAVHCNSAPLSCKTWRNRGPTLLPARLCSLPQTPFSFRSDALKLSTCRWDKVASAVASEESAVGSSSSGTDVFNLTYLEGNSWLWDISGVRVLVDPILVGNLDFGIPWLYDAAKKFLKNFELTDLPQVDCLLITQSLDDHCHLKTLKPLSEMSPNLRVIATPNAKPLLDPLFRNVTYLEPGQESEVEAENGSKVRIQATAGPVLGPPWQRPENGYLVISPQGQLTLYYEPHCVYNKDFLEKEHADIVITPVIKQLLPNFTLVSGQEDAVQLAKLLHAKFIVPMKNGDLDSKGFLASIIQGEGTIESFKELLSKELPDAKTLEPTPGEPLHIPPP; encoded by the exons ATGGGCATGGCAGTTCATTGCAATTCCGCTCCCTTGTCTTGCAAAACTTGGAGAAACAGAGGCCCCACACTCTTACCCGCCCGTCTCTGCTCACTTCCTCAAACCCCATTTAGCTTCCGTTCAGATGCATTAAAGCTCTCAACTTGCAG GTGGGATAAGGTGGCTTCTGCTGTTGCTTCTGAAGAAAGTGCAGTTGGATCAAGCTCTTCTGGGACTGATGTATTCAACCTTACTTACCTAGAG GGGAATAGTTGGCTGTGGGATATAAGTGGGGTGAGAGTTTTGGTTGATCCAATATTGGTGGGTAACTTGGATTTTGGTATTCCATGGCTCTATGATGCTGCCAAgaaatttttgaagaatttcgag CTTACTGACCTTCCTCAAGTTGATTGCTTACTCATAACACAAAGCCTTGATGATCACTGCcatttaaaaaccttaaaaccgCTCTCCGAGATGTCCCCAAATCTCAGAGTCATTGCTACTCCAAATGCCAAGCCTTTGCTGGATCCTCTTTTCAGAAAT GTTACATATCTAGAACCTGGTCAGGAGTCTGAAGTTGAAGCAGAGAATGGTTCCAAAGTCAGAATTCAAGCTACTGCTGGGCCAGTCCTGGGTCCTCCATGGCAACGACCTGAGAATGG GTATCTAGTCATTTCTCCACAGGGCCAATTGACTCTCTATTATGAACCTCATTGCGTATACAATAAAGATTTTCTTGAGAAGGAGCATGCTGACATTGTTATCACCCCAGTGATCAAGCAGCTTCTTCCAAATTTTACTCTGGTTTCTGGACAAGAAGATGCAGTGCAATTAGCTAAACTGCTCCATGCCAA GTTCATTGTGCCAATGAAAAATGGAGATCTTGATAGCAAAGGATTTCTTGCCAGCATAATCCAGGGTGAAGGAACAATTGAATCATTCAAG GAGCTTTTGTCGAAGGAACTACCAGATGCAAAGACTTTAGAGCCCACACCTGGTGAACCATTGCATATTCCTCCCCCCTAA